A window of Deltaproteobacteria bacterium contains these coding sequences:
- a CDS encoding MaoC family dehydratase N-terminal domain-containing protein — translation MSELPEEVAGWIGQKRYEQPGEFDVERGYVATTCASVENGNPLYWDEAVARELTGGWIAPPTMLSVWFRPHYWAPHRSGTAQPLQVHFDLKEKLDLPEAVMTDNTIVFGEPVRPGDRLTTWQVLRSVSEPKQTKLGQGRFWVIDVEYQNQRGEWVGTETYTGFGYRRES, via the coding sequence ATGTCCGAGCTGCCGGAGGAAGTGGCGGGCTGGATCGGCCAGAAGCGCTACGAGCAGCCCGGCGAGTTCGACGTCGAGCGCGGCTACGTGGCCACGACCTGCGCGTCGGTCGAGAACGGCAACCCGCTCTACTGGGACGAGGCCGTGGCCCGGGAGCTGACCGGCGGCTGGATCGCGCCGCCGACCATGCTCTCGGTCTGGTTCCGGCCGCACTACTGGGCGCCCCACCGGAGCGGCACCGCCCAGCCGCTCCAGGTCCACTTCGACCTGAAGGAGAAGCTGGACCTCCCCGAGGCCGTGATGACCGACAACACGATCGTGTTCGGCGAGCCGGTGCGCCCCGGCGACCGGCTCACGACCTGGCAGGTGCTGCGCTCGGTCTCCGAGCCGAAGCAGACCAAGCTCGGCCAGGGCCGCTTCTGGGTCATCGACGTCGAGTACCAGAACCAGCGCGGCGAGTGGGTCGGCACCGAGACCTACACCGGCTTCGGGTACCGGAGGGAGTCGTGA
- a CDS encoding MaoC/PaaZ C-terminal domain-containing protein encodes MSLTIGDVKPGLALPELAVDVSATTVVLGALASRDWRPMHHDRDFAQQRNGVRDIFLNTPNLAAWYERYLGDWCGPTGRLGRVRFRIRDSIFPGDRMVFRGTVEKVETDDAGCAWVEVAVRVSVGERACGECTARIALPSAPGDNPWRRKGAEWRP; translated from the coding sequence GTGAGCCTCACGATCGGCGACGTGAAGCCGGGCCTCGCGCTGCCCGAGCTGGCGGTGGACGTGAGCGCCACGACCGTGGTGCTCGGCGCGCTCGCGAGCCGCGACTGGCGGCCGATGCACCACGACCGGGACTTCGCGCAGCAGCGCAACGGCGTGCGCGACATCTTCCTGAACACGCCGAACCTGGCGGCCTGGTACGAGCGCTACCTCGGCGACTGGTGCGGCCCCACCGGCCGGCTCGGCCGCGTTCGCTTCCGGATCCGCGACTCGATCTTCCCGGGCGACCGGATGGTCTTCCGCGGCACCGTCGAGAAGGTGGAGACCGACGACGCCGGCTGCGCCTGGGTCGAGGTGGCCGTGCGGGTGAGCGTCGGCGAGCGCGCCTGCGGCGAGTGCACGGCGCGAATCGCGCTCCCGAGCGCGCCCGGCGACAACCCCTGGCGGCGCAAGGGCGCGGAGTGGAGGCCCTGA
- a CDS encoding acyl-CoA/acyl-ACP dehydrogenase: MDLDLTEEQELLRETVRRVCAEHAPLEVVRKLEDDPTGYPPAFWKQLAETGVTGVLIPESFGGSGLGLLDAAIVYEELGRALSPSPHFASAVMGAGVLQAAGSEAQQREWLPRVAAGEAILTPAWMEPDGGFGPRGVQLAARAEGDGFVLAGLKRHVPFASAASRLVVLARTGAADTAVDLFLVDPRAPGVTLTQQKSLAADTQYQVRFDAVRVPASARLGAAGSGWAAWERVMHDGIVLLAALAMGGAERALEITVQYAKDRQQFDKPLGAFQAISHYLADAATAVDGGKTLVYEAAWARDHGRSTARLAPMAKLFACQTWRDLTAMCQQVWGGVGFTIEYDIQLYFRRAKQLQITWWDPRHLEDLVAADVLDGDAPFRSGL; the protein is encoded by the coding sequence ATGGATCTCGATCTCACCGAGGAACAGGAGCTGCTGCGCGAGACCGTGCGCCGCGTGTGCGCGGAGCACGCGCCGCTCGAGGTCGTCCGCAAGCTGGAGGACGACCCGACCGGCTACCCGCCGGCCTTCTGGAAGCAGCTCGCGGAGACCGGCGTCACGGGCGTCCTGATCCCGGAGTCGTTCGGGGGCTCGGGGCTCGGCCTGCTCGACGCCGCGATCGTGTACGAGGAGCTCGGCCGAGCACTCTCGCCCTCGCCCCACTTCGCGAGCGCGGTGATGGGCGCGGGCGTCCTGCAGGCAGCCGGCAGCGAGGCACAGCAGCGCGAGTGGCTGCCGCGCGTCGCCGCGGGCGAGGCGATCCTGACCCCCGCGTGGATGGAGCCCGACGGCGGCTTCGGCCCGCGCGGCGTCCAGCTCGCCGCGCGCGCGGAGGGCGACGGCTTCGTGCTCGCGGGCCTGAAGCGCCACGTGCCCTTCGCGAGCGCCGCGAGCCGCCTCGTGGTGCTCGCGCGCACGGGCGCCGCCGACACGGCCGTGGACCTGTTCCTGGTCGACCCGCGGGCGCCCGGCGTCACGCTGACCCAGCAGAAGAGCCTCGCGGCCGACACCCAGTACCAGGTGCGCTTCGACGCCGTGCGCGTGCCGGCATCGGCGCGGCTCGGCGCCGCCGGCTCCGGCTGGGCCGCCTGGGAGCGCGTGATGCACGACGGCATCGTGCTGCTCGCGGCCCTCGCGATGGGCGGCGCCGAGCGCGCCCTCGAGATCACCGTGCAGTACGCGAAGGACCGCCAGCAGTTCGACAAGCCGCTCGGCGCCTTCCAGGCGATCTCGCACTACCTGGCCGATGCCGCCACCGCGGTGGACGGGGGCAAGACCCTCGTCTACGAGGCCGCCTGGGCGCGCGACCACGGCCGCTCGACGGCGCGCCTCGCGCCGATGGCGAAGCTCTTCGCCTGCCAGACCTGGCGCGATCTCACCGCGATGTGCCAGCAGGTCTGGGGCGGCGTCGGCTTCACGATCGAGTACGACATCCAGCTCTACTTCCGGCGCGCGAAGCAGCTCCAGATCACCTGGTGGGACCCGCGCCATCTCGAGGACCTGGTGGCGGCCGACGTGCTGGACGGCGACGCGCCGTTCCGCTCGGGACTCTGA